The Terriglobales bacterium genome includes the window TCGACCTCACCGGCCACCGCTTCTGGACCGACGCGCAGCCGGAGTCCAAGCAGTAGAATCGAAAATATGGCCACCCGAACCACCACCATGTCGAGCGAAGAAGCCCGCGCCGCCGAGATGCGTCCGCAAGGCGGCGCCGGCGGCACGCTGCTCGCCGCCGCCACGCTGTGGTGGCGCGAAGTCGTCCGCTTCTACCGCCAGAAAGCGCGCGTGGTCGGCGTCATCGCTTCGCCGCTGCTGTTCTGGGTGGTCATTGGCTCGGGCTTCGGGCGTTCGTTTCGCGACCCCTCCGCCGCAGCCGCGGGCGGCGGGCACTACCTCGAGTACTTCTTCCCCGGCGCGCTCATCATGATCGTGCTGTTCACCTCCATCTTCGCCATGATGAGCGTGATCGAGGACCGCAAGGAAGGCTTCCTGCTCTCCGTGATGGTCGCGCCGGTGCACCGCACCGCCATCGTGCTGGGCAAGGTGCTCGGCGGGACGACGCTGGCGGCCATCCAGGGAATGCTGTTCCTGGTGTTCGCGCCCTTCGTCGGAATACGGCTCGGGCTGGAACAGATCGCGGTGACCGCGCTCGTGGTCTTCCTGGTTTCGTTCGCGCTGACCGCGCTCGGCTTTGCCATCG containing:
- a CDS encoding ABC transporter permease, with translation MATRTTTMSSEEARAAEMRPQGGAGGTLLAAATLWWREVVRFYRQKARVVGVIASPLLFWVVIGSGFGRSFRDPSAAAAGGGHYLEYFFPGALIMIVLFTSIFAMMSVIEDRKEGFLLSVMVAPVHRTAIVLGKVLGGTTLAAIQGMLFLVFAPFVGIRLGLEQIAVTALVVFLVSFALTALGFAIAWPMDSSQAFHAVVNLFLIPLWLLSGALFPLSGASGWMRLLMRLNPLTYGVDALRVTLFPGATSELPLWTSIGVLAAFALVVFALAFLMANRRRGVPA